Below is a window of Streptomyces sp. WMMB303 DNA.
CACGCTTCATTTCATACACTACAGGCCGATCAGCCGATGTCACTCAAGTCGATGCACTTCGACTTCTGAGGGAAATCCATAATTCCTTCGTTTATTACAACCAGCACGTCGCCGCCCAGGCCGCTGTCTCCGTCGATCTTCACCTCGACTGCGGGTATGCGACCGTAGGTGGTGAGGACCTTTTCCCCGCTGCTGTTCATTCTGTTCTCGTCGAGCACCCAGTCCACACCGTTGATGTTCGTGCAAAGGTTTGGGGTCGGAGGCAGGGGCTTTACTCCGCATCGCATGACGACCGAACCGTCTCCCCACGCGGCGGCACCCGCGCCTTCGGTTCGGTCCCGGGATTGCCCGAGAAGGGTTTCAGGCACGGTCGCTGTGAGGTGTGAGCACCGAGGGTCGCTCGCGAAAGGCCCCGGTTCCACGGATTTCTTCGCGAACAGCAAGAAATACCAGACGGCGCCGGCAGAAAGAGCCACCGCGATACCTAGCCCGTAAAAAAGGTGGCTTCTTTTAGCCCCGGACTTGAACCACATAGACTCATCCTAACTGATGCCAACCGGGCCTCAGACAGAGCGCTAGTGCAATCACATGCGGACACCGTTTCCCCCTCATCCGAAAAGAGCGGAATACGCTCCTGGGCCAAGTCGGAGGGGCGAGGTGGAGGCGGGAAGCCATGCTCATCGGAGAGTGGGTCCGCGCAAGCCAACCTGGGCAAGCGCACCTTCGCTTCTACGAACGTATGGGCCTCGTTACCGGCCGACGTCTGCCCAACGGCTACCGCGACTCCCCACCGGAAGCGCCGATCTGGCTGCAGTACGTACACACCGCACAGAAGCTCGGCTTCTCGCCGGCTCGCGCACCATGAACACGTCCACCGGATCCTCGGTCTCGAGTGTGAATCCGTGCCGCTCGTACAGCCGCCGGGCGGGGCTGCCCTGCAGCACATTCAGCCGGACCAGGGTCCCATCGCAGTCGCACTGCTCCAGCAGCCTGCGCAGCACGGCTGCACCGATGCCGCTGCCCTGCCAGTGCGGGGCCAGGTAAAAGTGCTCCAGCCATCGGGCGTCTTCCGTCGGCCGCAGCGAAACGCAGCCGGCGAACACGTCGCCCACCTCGATCACCCAGGTGTGAGCCGGCGCGAACCCGTCCCGCAGTCGCTGCCGCACCTTCTGCTCGTCGTACCGCCCAAGGCGTTCCAGGTCCGCTCGCAGTACCAGGGCCCGCAACTCGGCCACCGCCTCGACGTCAGCCACCGAAGCCGGTCGAATCTCCCAGTCCGCCATGATCGCAAGACTACCGAGCCAAGCTCCTCCCGCTTTCGTTGGTCCTCTGGCTCCGCGAACTCCAGCCGTAGATCGCTGGTGCGCCGTCCGAACCGACCGCGCCTACGGGTGCGTGTCCGTGATCGCGATGACCTCGTCGAGGCGGTCCAGGGCAGCCTGCAGGTCGTCGACCTTGGCCTGGATGCGGTCGCGCTCGGCGCGCAGCATGGCTCGTTGCTCGGCGTCGGTGTGCCCGGAGTCCCAGCACGGAAGGAGTTCCGTGATCTTTCGGCTGGTCAGGCCGGCGGCGAACATCTGCTGGAAGAAGCGGACCAGGGGGACGGCGTCCTGCCGGTAGAGGCGCTGGCCGGATGGGCTGCGCTCGGCGACGAGCAGCCCCTGCTGCTCGTAGTAGCGCACGGCGCGTACCGAGACACCGGCGCCCCGTGCCACCTCGCCGATGCGGATCAGCCGCTCGCCCGCGGACTCCGTGACGGTCATGGCGATTCCTCTCACTCCGGCCCTGATGATCAACACTTGCCTCTGACGTCAGCGTCAGGTTTTAGCGTACGGGGCATGGACATCAACAACTCAGTTGCCCTTGTCACCGGAGCCAACCGCGGCCTGGGCCGCGCCTTCGCCCAGCGCCTGCTCGAACGGGGCGCCCGCAAGGTCTACGCGACGGCCCGCCGACCGGAGACCGTGGACCTGCCCGGGGTCGAGGTGCTGCCCCTCGACATCGCCGATCCCGCATCCGTGAGGGCCGCCGCCGAGGCCGCCGCGGACGTCTCGCTGCTCGTCAACAACGCGGGGATTCAGACGGGGACCGACCTGGTGACCGGCTCGCTGGACGCGGTGCGGCACGAGCTGGAGACCAACGTGTTCGGCCACCTGGGGATGGTCCGGGAGTTCGCGCCGGCGCTCGCCAGGAACGGCGGGGGCGCGATCGTAAACGTCCTCTCCGCCATGTCGTGGTTCGGGGGCAAGGGCGCCAATGCCTACCACCTGACCAAGGCCGCCGCCTGGGCCATGACCAACGGCGTCCGCCTGGAGCTTGCCGAGCAGGGCACGCTCGTGACAGCGGTGCACCTCGGCCTGGCCGACACCGACATGGCCGCGGGCTGGCCCGTGGACAAGATTGCACCGTCGGACCTGGCCGACGCGGCGCTCGACGGTGTCGAGGCGGGCTCCGCCGAGGTCCTCGCCGACCAGTGGAGTCGGGACGTCAAGTCCCGACTGCCACTGGCGCCGGAAGAGTTCAACGCCGCGATGGACCGAGCCCTGGCGGCGCTAACGGCAGGCTGAGGGGTCCTCGGGCCACGCTGGCTTCGGTCGGTTGCTTCTGAGGTCGTTCACTTGATACTCCATCCGCAGTTGTGGATCTTCATGTTGTGGCCGCGCGTCGGCGGTAGTGGCACTCGCGGCGCGCGTGCCTGGTGTCGGCGACGCCATAGCGACCAGCGCAGGCGATGGTCGCGTTGGCCGTTTGGGGATGCGGCGAAGGTCTCCTCGATCCTCCAGCGGGTTCCGGCGACGCGGACCAGGGCGGGCAGCGGTACTGGCCGCGGGCTGAAGCAGCGGTAGCAGGCCACCTCACCGGTGGTGCGGTTGCGGCGGATCAACAGCTGGCAGGTGCCCGCCGAGTGGACGGTCGACGGCGGTGTGTCCGCGCGGCGTGGCCTCACCGGCCCACTCCGCGATCGTCCAGCAGCTCTTGTGGGGCAGATCGGCCAGCAGTCCGCGAACGAACTTCCCACCCGACGCCGGGGTTCAGAACTACGGCTGGAGTACTTAGAGCTCCATCGACAACGGGATGCTCCAGTTCGTGGATTCGGTGGTGAAATCGACCTCGCTGCGAGGCTGAGACCGCTTGGGACGCCGCTCCCCCACCACGCAGGCCGGCTGAGTACAGAGGGAAGCGGCTCCAGCGGCCTATGGCGCTGGAGCCGCTTCCCTGTTCTTGCTGTCGCTCAGGCGCGCAGGTCGCCGCCCTTGACCGCCGAGAGGAACGACGACCAGCCGTCCGCCGCGAACGTCAGTACCGGCCCGTGGGGCGCCTTGCTGTCACGGACGGGGACGAGGGTGGCGAAGTCATCGGAGACCTCGACGCACGCACCACCGTCCTGATTGCTGTAGCTGCTCTTGCGCCAGCTCACGGCGCTCAGGTCGAGGGATCGCAAGGCACTTCCTCCAACATGCGCAGGATGAATTTTCGCGACTCGACTGGGGACAGCGCCAAATCGCGCACCGCATCGTACGCGAGCTGAAGTCGCTCGACCGCTGCGGTTTCCTCGATCAGTTCGCCCCGGTAGCCGCTCTCCGTGTAGGCCAACGTACGCCCCTCCGGCTGCCGGAGGTACCAGACGTCCACGTTCATCAGCCCATGAAAGCCCGCGCTGAAGGGCAACACCTGGAGCGCGACGTTCCCCCTGTCCGCCGCCCCCACCAGGTACTCCAACTGCTTCCGCCACTCCCCCGCGTCCCGCAGCGGCGTGCGCAGCACCGCCTCGGACAGGATGGTGCGGAAGGGCGGTGCGTCGTCGCCCTCCAGCAAGGAGCGCCGACTCATTCGGGCCTGCACCTGCTGTTCCAGGTCCAGGCCCTTCGAGCCACCGGCCGCGAGCACCTCACCCGCGTACCCCGGGGTCTGCAACAACCCCGGCAGGACGCTGACCGCGAAGTGCCACAAGCTCGTGGCCTTGGCTTCCAGTTCCATGTAGCGGCGGTAGCGCTCGCGGAACTGGGTCTGGTCGTTGATGGCCAGCTCCCACAGGGCCAGGAGCAGCCCTGGGGTGCCGTAGTGCTGGTCGAGGGCCTCGACGACTTCGGGCCCGCCCAGGGTCTCGCCGCTCTCCATCTTGCCGAACAGGGACCAGTCCCAGCCCAGTCGGTCGCCGAGCTGGCGGAGGCTCTCTCCGCGCTGCGCCCGCAGGTGTCGAAGTTCTTCCGCGAACCGGGCGCGTGGTTCGCGGCTGCGGCCGGTGACCGCTCGCCTCGTCGGCATGGTGTGCCTCCGTGGAAGGTGTGGAACATGCGCCGGTCTGCCGGGGAAGCACAACCGGTCTGCGGTGTGCGCAGCTCA
It encodes the following:
- a CDS encoding GNAT family N-acetyltransferase, which encodes MADWEIRPASVADVEAVAELRALVLRADLERLGRYDEQKVRQRLRDGFAPAHTWVIEVGDVFAGCVSLRPTEDARWLEHFYLAPHWQGSGIGAAVLRRLLEQCDCDGTLVRLNVLQGSPARRLYERHGFTLETEDPVDVFMVREPARSRASVRCVRTAARSALPVGSRGSRWADVGR
- a CDS encoding DUF3515 family protein, whose amino-acid sequence is MWFKSGAKRSHLFYGLGIAVALSAGAVWYFLLFAKKSVEPGPFASDPRCSHLTATVPETLLGQSRDRTEGAGAAAWGDGSVVMRCGVKPLPPTPNLCTNINGVDWVLDENRMNSSGEKVLTTYGRIPAVEVKIDGDSGLGGDVLVVINEGIMDFPQKSKCIDLSDIG
- a CDS encoding helix-turn-helix transcriptional regulator; the encoded protein is MPTRRAVTGRSREPRARFAEELRHLRAQRGESLRQLGDRLGWDWSLFGKMESGETLGGPEVVEALDQHYGTPGLLLALWELAINDQTQFRERYRRYMELEAKATSLWHFAVSVLPGLLQTPGYAGEVLAAGGSKGLDLEQQVQARMSRRSLLEGDDAPPFRTILSEAVLRTPLRDAGEWRKQLEYLVGAADRGNVALQVLPFSAGFHGLMNVDVWYLRQPEGRTLAYTESGYRGELIEETAAVERLQLAYDAVRDLALSPVESRKFILRMLEEVPCDPST
- a CDS encoding MerR family transcriptional regulator — encoded protein: MTVTESAGERLIRIGEVARGAGVSVRAVRYYEQQGLLVAERSPSGQRLYRQDAVPLVRFFQQMFAAGLTSRKITELLPCWDSGHTDAEQRAMLRAERDRIQAKVDDLQAALDRLDEVIAITDTHP
- a CDS encoding SDR family oxidoreductase, which gives rise to MDINNSVALVTGANRGLGRAFAQRLLERGARKVYATARRPETVDLPGVEVLPLDIADPASVRAAAEAAADVSLLVNNAGIQTGTDLVTGSLDAVRHELETNVFGHLGMVREFAPALARNGGGAIVNVLSAMSWFGGKGANAYHLTKAAAWAMTNGVRLELAEQGTLVTAVHLGLADTDMAAGWPVDKIAPSDLADAALDGVEAGSAEVLADQWSRDVKSRLPLAPEEFNAAMDRALAALTAG
- a CDS encoding DUF397 domain-containing protein → MRSLDLSAVSWRKSSYSNQDGGACVEVSDDFATLVPVRDSKAPHGPVLTFAADGWSSFLSAVKGGDLRA